Proteins encoded in a region of the Papio anubis isolate 15944 chromosome 14, Panubis1.0, whole genome shotgun sequence genome:
- the ATRAID gene encoding all-trans retinoic acid-induced differentiation factor isoform X2, producing the protein MKTSAELREQKKPPASPRANGPGRLGHARGRGPDALRGGAAGPGRVSTGELRERKMAPHGPGSLTTLICTQCPGSVQNLSKVALYCKTTRELMLHARCCLNQKGTILGLDLQNCSLEDPGPNFHQAYTTVIIDLQANPLKGDLANTFHGFTQLQTLILPQDVNCPGGINAWNTITSYIDNQICQGQKNLCNNTGDPEMCPENGSCVPDGPGLLQCVCADGFHGYKCMRQGSFSLLMFFGILGSTTLSISILLWGTQRRKAKTS; encoded by the exons ATGAAGACCAGCGCAGAGCTCCGCGAGCAGAAGAAACCCCCAGCCAGCCCCAGGGCGAATGGACCGGGTCGCTTAGGCCACGCCCGAGGAAGAGGGCCTGACGCGCTGCGGGGCGGGGCCGCGGGGCCGGGTCGCGTGAGCACCGGAGAACTAAGGGAGCGGAAAATGGCGCCTCACGGCCCGGGTAGTCTTACGACCCTG aTATGTACTCAATGTCCAGGGAGTGTGCAAAATTTGTCAAAAGTGGCCCTTTATTGTAAAACGACACGAGAACTAATGCTGCATGCCCGTTGCTGCCTGAATCAGAAGGGCACCATCTTGGG GCTGGATCTCCAGAACTGTTCTCTGGAGGACCCTGGTCCAAACTTTCATCAGGCATATACCACTGTCATCAT AGACCTGCAAGCAAACCCCCTCAAAGGTGACTTGGCCAACACTTTCCATGGCTTTACTCAGCTCCAGACTCT GATACTGCCACAAGATGTCAACTGTCCTGGAGGAATTAATGCCTGGAATACTATCACCTCTTACATAGACAACCAAATCTGTCAAGGGCAAAAGAACCTTTGCAATAACACTGGGGACCCAG AAATGTGTCCTGAGAATGGATCTTGTGTACCTGATGGTCCAGGTCTTTTGCAGTGTGTTTGTGCTGATGGTTTCCACGGATACAAGTGTATGCGCCAG GGCTCGTTCTCACTGCTTATGTTCTTTGGGATTCTGGGATCCACCACTCTATCCATCTCCATTCTGCTTTGGGGGACCCAACGCCGAAAAGCCAAGACTTCATGA
- the ATRAID gene encoding all-trans retinoic acid-induced differentiation factor isoform X1, with product MKTSAELREQKKPPASPRANGPGRLGHARGRGPDALRGGAAGPGRVSTGELRERKMAPHGPGSLTTLVRWAAALLLALGVERALALPEICTQCPGSVQNLSKVALYCKTTRELMLHARCCLNQKGTILGLDLQNCSLEDPGPNFHQAYTTVIIDLQANPLKGDLANTFHGFTQLQTLILPQDVNCPGGINAWNTITSYIDNQICQGQKNLCNNTGDPEMCPENGSCVPDGPGLLQCVCADGFHGYKCMRQGSFSLLMFFGILGSTTLSISILLWGTQRRKAKTS from the exons ATGAAGACCAGCGCAGAGCTCCGCGAGCAGAAGAAACCCCCAGCCAGCCCCAGGGCGAATGGACCGGGTCGCTTAGGCCACGCCCGAGGAAGAGGGCCTGACGCGCTGCGGGGCGGGGCCGCGGGGCCGGGTCGCGTGAGCACCGGAGAACTAAGGGAGCGGAAAATGGCGCCTCACGGCCCGGGTAGTCTTACGACCCTGGTACGCTGGGCTGCCGCCCTGCTCCTCGCTCTGGGCGTGGAAAGGGCTCTGGCGCTACCCGAG aTATGTACTCAATGTCCAGGGAGTGTGCAAAATTTGTCAAAAGTGGCCCTTTATTGTAAAACGACACGAGAACTAATGCTGCATGCCCGTTGCTGCCTGAATCAGAAGGGCACCATCTTGGG GCTGGATCTCCAGAACTGTTCTCTGGAGGACCCTGGTCCAAACTTTCATCAGGCATATACCACTGTCATCAT AGACCTGCAAGCAAACCCCCTCAAAGGTGACTTGGCCAACACTTTCCATGGCTTTACTCAGCTCCAGACTCT GATACTGCCACAAGATGTCAACTGTCCTGGAGGAATTAATGCCTGGAATACTATCACCTCTTACATAGACAACCAAATCTGTCAAGGGCAAAAGAACCTTTGCAATAACACTGGGGACCCAG AAATGTGTCCTGAGAATGGATCTTGTGTACCTGATGGTCCAGGTCTTTTGCAGTGTGTTTGTGCTGATGGTTTCCACGGATACAAGTGTATGCGCCAG GGCTCGTTCTCACTGCTTATGTTCTTTGGGATTCTGGGATCCACCACTCTATCCATCTCCATTCTGCTTTGGGGGACCCAACGCCGAAAAGCCAAGACTTCATGA
- the ATRAID gene encoding all-trans retinoic acid-induced differentiation factor isoform X3 — translation MLHARCCLNQKGTILGLDLQNCSLEDPGPNFHQAYTTVIIDLQANPLKGDLANTFHGFTQLQTLILPQDVNCPGGINAWNTITSYIDNQICQGQKNLCNNTGDPEMCPENGSCVPDGPGLLQCVCADGFHGYKCMRQGSFSLLMFFGILGSTTLSISILLWGTQRRKAKTS, via the exons ATGCTGCATGCCCGTTGCTGCCTGAATCAGAAGGGCACCATCTTGGG GCTGGATCTCCAGAACTGTTCTCTGGAGGACCCTGGTCCAAACTTTCATCAGGCATATACCACTGTCATCAT AGACCTGCAAGCAAACCCCCTCAAAGGTGACTTGGCCAACACTTTCCATGGCTTTACTCAGCTCCAGACTCT GATACTGCCACAAGATGTCAACTGTCCTGGAGGAATTAATGCCTGGAATACTATCACCTCTTACATAGACAACCAAATCTGTCAAGGGCAAAAGAACCTTTGCAATAACACTGGGGACCCAG AAATGTGTCCTGAGAATGGATCTTGTGTACCTGATGGTCCAGGTCTTTTGCAGTGTGTTTGTGCTGATGGTTTCCACGGATACAAGTGTATGCGCCAG GGCTCGTTCTCACTGCTTATGTTCTTTGGGATTCTGGGATCCACCACTCTATCCATCTCCATTCTGCTTTGGGGGACCCAACGCCGAAAAGCCAAGACTTCATGA